A single genomic interval of Mucilaginibacter robiniae harbors:
- a CDS encoding helix-hairpin-helix domain-containing protein has protein sequence MKQPHKNYLSITKTQWNACVILVLLIIAVLAAPYIYDHFHKDKPINFKAFNLATARLAQAGDTAYTDDANEGAPSRGDVKTAHSVMFAFNPNHLSVAKWQKLGLSDKQIAGIKHYEAKGGQFRTKADVKKMYTLTDADYSRLEPYINLPESSNQLGYDKPTAIIEINTADSAKLTQIKGIGPAFAMHIIHYRERLGGFYRKEQLKEIFGMDEDRYQFIKSQLTINAKKITKININNIDFDNLKRFPYLSYKQMNAIIEYRKQHGNYETFEEMRNVAILDESTLHKIKPYLTF, from the coding sequence TTGAAGCAGCCGCATAAAAATTACCTTTCCATAACTAAAACTCAGTGGAACGCCTGCGTCATATTAGTTCTACTAATTATAGCCGTACTGGCAGCTCCATACATTTATGACCATTTCCACAAAGATAAGCCAATAAACTTTAAAGCGTTCAACTTAGCAACAGCACGGCTTGCACAAGCAGGCGATACGGCTTATACGGATGATGCAAATGAAGGTGCACCTAGTAGGGGTGATGTTAAAACAGCACATTCGGTTATGTTTGCTTTCAACCCCAATCATTTATCGGTAGCGAAGTGGCAAAAGTTAGGTTTAAGTGACAAGCAAATTGCTGGAATTAAGCACTATGAAGCTAAAGGCGGTCAGTTTCGTACCAAGGCAGATGTGAAAAAGATGTACACGCTAACTGATGCCGATTATAGCCGTTTGGAGCCCTACATTAATCTGCCAGAGTCTTCTAATCAGTTAGGTTATGATAAGCCTACGGCTATTATAGAAATTAATACTGCTGATTCGGCCAAGCTAACCCAAATTAAGGGAATAGGGCCAGCCTTTGCTATGCACATCATTCATTATCGCGAAAGGTTAGGCGGGTTTTACCGGAAAGAGCAGCTAAAAGAAATATTCGGTATGGATGAAGATCGTTACCAGTTTATCAAAAGTCAGCTAACTATTAATGCCAAAAAGATTACAAAAATCAATATTAATAATATTGATTTTGATAATTTAAAGCGTTTTCCATACCTAAGCTATAAGCAGATGAACGCCATTATAGAGTACCGTAAACAACACGGCAACTATGAAACATTTGAAGAAATGCGCAACGTAGCTATACTGGACGAAAGTACGTTACACAAAATTAAGCCGTACTTAACTTTTTAA
- a CDS encoding adenine phosphoribosyltransferase produces MDTIAQQIKTAIRDIPDFPKPGIVFKDITPILKDPVLCQNIIESFALQLQGVRIDAIAGIESRGFLFGLQLAGKLGVPFIPVRKAGKLPYTVKQKVYELEYGAATIELHTDAFEPGQHILIHDDLLATGGTVTAASELITEMGGIVAGFTFVVGLGFLKGKEKITPLAERVIVLANY; encoded by the coding sequence ATGGATACGATAGCGCAACAAATTAAAACCGCAATACGCGATATACCCGATTTCCCAAAACCCGGCATTGTATTTAAAGATATAACGCCTATACTGAAAGACCCGGTTTTATGCCAAAATATTATTGAATCATTTGCACTCCAGCTGCAAGGTGTGCGTATTGATGCTATAGCAGGTATTGAAAGCCGGGGGTTTTTGTTCGGGTTGCAACTGGCTGGTAAGTTAGGGGTACCTTTTATTCCGGTGCGGAAAGCAGGTAAATTACCTTATACAGTAAAGCAAAAAGTTTACGAACTGGAATATGGTGCTGCCACTATCGAACTGCATACCGATGCTTTTGAACCCGGTCAGCACATCTTAATACATGACGACTTACTAGCTACCGGCGGTACCGTAACTGCTGCCAGCGAACTGATTACAGAAATGGGAGGCATTGTAGCTGGTTTTACCTTTGTGGTAGGTTTGGGCTTTCTGAAAGGTAAGGAGAAGATCACGCCGTTAGCCGAGCGCGTAATTGTACTGGCTAATTATTAA
- the mraZ gene encoding division/cell wall cluster transcriptional repressor MraZ, whose protein sequence is MSHFLGEFDCKLDAKGRMMIPAGLKKQLPEAEREGLVINRGFEKHLVIYTRKEWDKIVDDLSKLNQYEKKTREFIRYFTRGATELTLDSSNRVLLPKNLLEYAGISTDVVLACQFNKIEVWNQAAYDEQMDNAPENFADLAEEVMGGAGRRVDE, encoded by the coding sequence ATGTCCCACTTTTTAGGTGAATTTGATTGTAAACTAGATGCCAAAGGGCGGATGATGATCCCTGCGGGCCTCAAGAAACAGCTTCCAGAAGCTGAAAGGGAAGGCCTTGTGATCAACCGTGGCTTTGAAAAGCATTTAGTTATCTACACCCGAAAAGAATGGGATAAGATTGTTGACGACCTAAGCAAGCTTAACCAATACGAGAAAAAAACACGTGAATTCATCCGTTACTTTACTCGCGGTGCTACCGAATTGACGCTGGATTCTTCCAATCGCGTGCTTTTACCTAAAAATTTATTGGAATATGCCGGCATTAGTACTGATGTAGTGCTGGCTTGCCAGTTCAACAAAATTGAAGTTTGGAACCAAGCTGCTTATGATGAGCAGATGGATAATGCTCCTGAAAATTTTGCTGACCTAGCTGAGGAAGTAATGGGCGGTGCCGGAAGGAGGGTAGATGAGTAA
- the rsmH gene encoding 16S rRNA (cytosine(1402)-N(4))-methyltransferase RsmH: MSNYHNPVMLQECIEALNIRPDGTYVDVTFGGGGHSREIIKHLNQDGRLLSFDQDADAQQNLIDDKRFTFVDQNFRYLKSFTRLHNAVPVDGILADLGVSSYQFDQAERGFSIRFDAELDMRMNQSAELTAKQVVNTYAEADLHRIFGVYGEIQNAKSLARTITVARLNGPINTIADLKNTIAGLIPRGKENKYLAQVFQALRIEVNQELEALKEFLTQSAEVLASGGRLVIMSYHSLEDRLVKNFIAKGKFSGEVEKDFYGNDQKPLEAVSRGAITATDEEIKQNNRARSAKLRIAVKK; encoded by the coding sequence ATGAGTAATTATCATAACCCGGTGATGTTGCAGGAGTGTATCGAGGCGCTGAATATTCGTCCTGATGGTACTTATGTGGATGTTACTTTCGGTGGAGGAGGCCATTCACGCGAGATTATAAAACATTTGAATCAAGATGGTCGTCTGTTATCTTTTGATCAGGATGCAGATGCGCAGCAAAATTTGATTGATGACAAGCGTTTTACGTTTGTAGATCAAAATTTCCGTTATCTGAAAAGCTTTACCCGCCTGCATAATGCGGTTCCGGTTGATGGTATTTTGGCTGATTTGGGCGTGTCGTCTTATCAATTTGATCAGGCCGAGCGTGGCTTTTCTATCCGCTTTGATGCTGAACTGGATATGCGCATGAATCAATCGGCCGAACTTACAGCTAAGCAGGTGGTAAATACCTATGCAGAAGCTGATTTGCACCGCATTTTTGGTGTTTATGGCGAAATTCAAAATGCCAAATCATTAGCGCGTACAATCACAGTTGCCCGTTTGAATGGCCCTATTAATACCATTGCCGATTTAAAGAATACCATTGCAGGTTTAATTCCTCGTGGTAAAGAAAATAAGTATTTGGCTCAGGTTTTCCAAGCGCTTCGCATTGAAGTTAACCAGGAGTTAGAAGCTTTGAAGGAGTTTTTAACTCAATCGGCCGAGGTGTTGGCATCTGGTGGCCGTTTGGTAATAATGTCCTATCATTCGCTGGAGGATCGGTTAGTGAAGAACTTTATTGCTAAAGGAAAATTTAGCGGCGAAGTGGAAAAAGACTTTTACGGTAACGATCAAAAGCCGTTAGAAGCGGTAAGCCGGGGTGCAATAACAGCAACCGACGAAGAAATTAAACAGAATAACCGGGCACGTAGTGCTAAACTAAGAATAGCTGTCAAAAAATGA
- a CDS encoding TonB-dependent receptor → MKKLYFILLSIFLLGAVTQSRAQITSAFISGKVTDAKGITLPGVTISVLNASTGTRYGAQTNADGRYSIPNINPGGPYTITASFVGFKSEERPGLTLSLGNATYNFVLTDQSTTLKEVTVRSTAGGTRTGASTRINQNQIRTLPSINRNLQDLTRTTPQSSNNSFQGTNFRYNNVTLDGAINNDAIGFSPSLGGQTNTSGQVGSSTRTNPVSMDAIQDIQVYVAPYDIKIGNVLGGSINAVTRSGTNDFTGSVYSYGRGAFLVGPNNAPTAAGGDKSKEPSSFHDYQVGARLGFPIIKNKLFFFTNEEINRRQDPVISGAGTAGSAKILSLTDAQNIARVFNQYTGLSAGTYDNTTIFSNSNKFFNRLDWNINDKNQLTLRNNTISSTATNLERDQSNFRFSGIDYTSHNNSTSTVAELKSRFSNSLNNSLLVGYSNVHDYRDPNSNPSLPQIEITGNAPGTTIFLGTDREAAIFDMHQKTTEFTDNLTWTKGKHNFTFGTHNEFYNITYNFVNAWNGRVAYNSINDFLNNNPSRIRANFNYTNNTRDYILDNPSAQFKVNLLSLYGQDEIQVTDNFKLTAALRLDYAGLPDKQPLSAKTTNAPVDPNYGTTFTYTLPKDIKNKYLNNVEFNPRVSFNYDVNGDQSVIVRGGSGFFTGRVPFAWFGYAFYNNGVTYGAYDKKPSTTSPIVAGTNPVQVSSNGGLNFVNQQGFNTTSNGSTQVDMIDNNFKMPQVWRSSLAVDYTTPDQWRFTAEGIYTKTIHDLKFQQVNTTDQVTYYPYDTQHQQPIFVNKAVNSSYTNAYLLSNTSQGYRYSLTGQVAKTMPFGLNASVAYTFGHSKDVTNGIRNSMESNWQLNQALNPNNPGLANSNFDIRHRIVATLNYNHSWDAAKNYTANFTFFFSAASGNPYTYGFYPNSIQASGQQVSLAYIPKSGETVNFFSDIAGGQTAAQQAAAFDSFINGDKYLSSRRGKFTERNAAFTPWNNDLDFRFSQDFKFGSGKHKQVITFTYDIVNLTNLLNKNWGHYYFSPNTYNSTSSIGLKAATTPTFANAATAYPKYTFTNPGLPYSVDYFSSRWQMQFGLRYSW, encoded by the coding sequence ATGAAGAAACTTTACTTTATCCTATTATCCATTTTTCTGCTAGGCGCGGTCACGCAAAGCCGGGCGCAGATTACCAGCGCTTTCATTAGCGGTAAGGTTACTGATGCTAAAGGCATCACCTTGCCGGGCGTTACCATATCGGTGTTGAATGCCAGCACCGGTACCCGCTATGGTGCACAAACCAATGCAGACGGACGTTACTCCATCCCTAACATCAATCCGGGTGGCCCTTATACTATCACAGCCTCGTTTGTAGGCTTTAAATCAGAAGAGCGTCCTGGTCTTACTTTAAGCTTAGGCAATGCTACTTATAATTTTGTGTTAACTGACCAAAGCACCACGTTAAAAGAAGTAACTGTTAGGTCAACAGCAGGCGGTACCCGTACAGGTGCCAGCACCCGTATCAACCAGAACCAAATACGTACACTGCCTTCTATCAACCGTAACCTTCAGGATTTAACCCGTACTACCCCGCAAAGCAGCAATAACTCGTTTCAAGGTACTAACTTCCGTTACAATAACGTAACGCTGGATGGTGCCATTAATAATGATGCGATTGGCTTTAGCCCATCATTAGGTGGTCAAACTAATACTTCCGGCCAGGTAGGTAGCAGTACCCGTACCAACCCAGTATCTATGGATGCTATTCAGGATATTCAGGTTTATGTGGCACCTTATGATATCAAAATCGGTAACGTATTAGGTGGTAGTATTAACGCTGTGACCCGTAGTGGTACTAATGATTTTACCGGTTCAGTTTACAGCTATGGCCGTGGCGCTTTCCTGGTAGGTCCGAACAACGCACCTACAGCAGCTGGCGGTGATAAATCAAAAGAACCAAGCAGCTTTCATGATTATCAAGTAGGTGCCCGTTTAGGTTTCCCTATTATTAAAAATAAATTGTTCTTCTTTACCAACGAGGAGATCAACCGTCGTCAAGATCCGGTAATTTCAGGTGCTGGTACTGCTGGTTCAGCCAAAATTCTGAGCTTAACTGATGCACAGAATATTGCCAGAGTGTTTAACCAATACACAGGTCTAAGCGCTGGTACTTATGATAATACGACTATATTCTCTAACTCTAACAAGTTCTTTAACCGTTTAGACTGGAACATTAACGACAAAAACCAGTTAACGTTGCGTAATAACACGATCTCTTCAACAGCTACTAATCTGGAGCGTGATCAATCTAACTTCCGTTTTAGTGGTATTGACTATACCTCTCATAACAATTCTACTTCAACCGTAGCCGAGTTAAAATCTAGATTTTCAAACAGCTTGAACAATAGCTTGCTGGTAGGTTATTCTAACGTACACGATTATCGCGATCCGAACTCTAATCCTTCATTACCGCAAATCGAAATTACCGGTAACGCACCTGGTACTACCATATTTTTAGGTACCGACCGTGAAGCTGCTATTTTTGATATGCACCAAAAAACTACCGAGTTCACCGATAACTTAACCTGGACTAAGGGTAAGCATAACTTTACTTTCGGTACGCACAACGAGTTTTACAATATTACTTACAACTTCGTAAATGCCTGGAACGGCCGTGTGGCTTACAACAGTATCAACGATTTTCTGAACAATAATCCTTCACGTATTCGCGCTAACTTTAACTATACGAACAATACTCGCGATTACATTTTAGATAATCCTTCAGCACAATTTAAAGTTAACCTGCTGAGCTTGTATGGTCAAGATGAAATTCAAGTAACCGACAACTTTAAGCTGACTGCGGCTTTGCGTTTAGATTATGCAGGCTTACCTGATAAGCAACCGTTAAGTGCTAAAACAACCAATGCGCCGGTTGATCCTAATTACGGTACTACATTTACTTACACCTTGCCTAAGGATATTAAAAATAAATATCTGAACAATGTAGAGTTTAACCCTCGCGTGTCATTTAACTATGATGTTAACGGCGACCAAAGCGTTATTGTACGTGGTGGCAGTGGTTTCTTTACCGGTCGTGTTCCGTTTGCATGGTTCGGTTATGCTTTCTACAACAACGGTGTAACTTACGGTGCTTACGATAAAAAACCTTCAACTACTTCACCAATTGTAGCTGGTACTAACCCAGTTCAGGTATCCAGCAATGGTGGTTTAAACTTTGTTAATCAGCAAGGCTTTAATACTACCTCTAATGGTTCTACCCAGGTGGATATGATTGACAACAACTTTAAAATGCCGCAAGTATGGCGTAGTAGTTTAGCGGTTGATTATACCACACCGGATCAATGGCGCTTTACAGCAGAAGGTATTTATACCAAAACCATTCATGACCTGAAATTCCAGCAGGTAAATACTACTGATCAGGTTACGTACTATCCATACGATACTCAGCATCAGCAACCTATATTTGTTAACAAAGCGGTAAACTCTTCATATACCAATGCTTATTTGTTATCAAACACCAGCCAAGGTTACCGTTATAGCTTAACTGGTCAGGTTGCTAAAACTATGCCTTTTGGCCTAAACGCTTCAGTAGCCTATACCTTCGGCCATTCTAAAGACGTAACTAATGGTATCCGTAACTCCATGGAATCTAACTGGCAGTTAAACCAGGCTTTAAATCCAAACAATCCAGGCTTGGCTAATTCTAACTTTGATATCCGTCATCGTATCGTAGCAACCTTAAACTATAACCATAGCTGGGATGCTGCTAAAAACTACACTGCTAATTTTACCTTCTTCTTTAGCGCAGCTTCAGGTAATCCATATACTTATGGCTTCTATCCAAACTCTATCCAGGCATCAGGCCAACAGGTTAGCTTAGCCTATATTCCAAAATCAGGCGAAACGGTTAACTTCTTCAGTGATATTGCTGGTGGACAAACTGCTGCTCAGCAAGCTGCTGCTTTTGATTCCTTTATTAATGGTGATAAATACCTGAGCAGCCGTCGTGGTAAATTTACTGAGCGTAATGCTGCCTTTACACCATGGAATAATGACTTGGACTTCCGTTTTAGCCAGGATTTCAAATTTGGTTCAGGCAAGCACAAACAGGTAATTACTTTCACTTACGATATTGTGAACTTAACCAACCTGCTAAACAAGAATTGGGGCCACTACTATTTCTCGCCAAATACCTACAACTCTACATCAAGCATAGGTTTAAAGGCAGCTACAACCCCTACGTTTGCTAATGCAGCAACTGCCTATCCTAAATACACGTTCACCAACCCTGGTTTACCATACTCTGTTGATTATTTTTCTTCACGTTGGCAAATGCAATTTGGTTTACGTTACAGCTGGTAA
- a CDS encoding YceH family protein, which produces MESLPKLTNEEIRVLGSLMEKSRTTPDYYPMTLNALVAACNQKSARKPVVQYDEDTVIKALDTLKKKGLIATVTGGSNRAVKYKHNFAIVFPVIPAEVAIICLLLLRGPQTPGELNTNSGRLYEFESLEDLQQTLEKLSDGELPYITQLPRRTGQKEARYTHLLGESLDIPEEEEADTVTASQTNITELEARVAKLENDLAILQEAFDKLMKELS; this is translated from the coding sequence ATGGAAAGCTTACCTAAATTAACCAACGAAGAGATACGTGTACTAGGCTCATTAATGGAAAAAAGCCGGACTACACCCGACTATTACCCCATGACTTTAAATGCCTTAGTGGCAGCCTGCAACCAGAAGTCGGCACGTAAGCCAGTGGTGCAATATGATGAAGATACCGTAATTAAGGCGCTGGATACTTTAAAAAAGAAAGGGTTGATTGCAACCGTTACTGGTGGCTCAAACCGGGCAGTAAAGTACAAACACAACTTTGCTATTGTTTTCCCGGTAATACCAGCCGAAGTAGCGATTATATGCTTGTTATTATTGAGAGGACCACAAACACCAGGTGAGCTAAATACCAATTCAGGCCGCTTGTATGAATTTGAATCGTTAGAAGATTTACAGCAAACCCTGGAAAAGCTCTCAGATGGAGAGTTGCCGTACATCACGCAGCTCCCCCGACGCACCGGCCAGAAAGAGGCGCGCTATACGCACCTACTGGGTGAAAGCTTGGATATACCTGAAGAGGAAGAAGCCGATACAGTAACTGCTTCGCAAACCAATATTACTGAACTGGAAGCACGAGTAGCTAAGCTGGAGAATGACTTGGCTATCTTACAAGAAGCGTTTGATAAGCTGATGAAAGAATTAAGTTGA
- a CDS encoding FtsL-like putative cell division protein: MSNRLRTEIQDEEAEKELLVEENPISENPENFLQLLLSKGLISTERVTQALPFIFFMALLGMIYIGNRHLAEDNLRDIDKLSKEVKELSWDYKTTKADLAYKSTLTEVAKRVDTLGIIEPIEPPQKLVDTEGGDAQ, from the coding sequence ATGAGTAACCGTTTACGTACAGAAATTCAGGACGAAGAAGCAGAAAAAGAACTGCTGGTAGAAGAGAATCCGATTAGTGAGAATCCGGAGAATTTTCTGCAGTTACTGCTGAGCAAGGGTTTAATCTCGACTGAGAGAGTAACCCAAGCTTTGCCGTTTATCTTTTTTATGGCGCTGCTCGGTATGATTTATATAGGTAACCGTCACTTGGCCGAAGATAACTTGCGAGATATTGATAAGCTTAGCAAAGAAGTAAAAGAGCTGAGCTGGGATTATAAAACTACCAAAGCTGATTTAGCTTACAAAAGTACGTTGACCGAAGTAGCTAAACGTGTAGATACATTGGGGATTATTGAGCCAATTGAGCCACCGCAAAAATTAGTAGATACAGAAGGAGGCGACGCGCAATGA
- a CDS encoding lysophospholipid acyltransferase family protein — translation MKIITTDEFAKATKLDKLKMPGLAALLMEIMKINQVNDLFAQAQPKQGPEFVDAILAGCGVTIDFDENELKNLPADGSFIAIANHPYGGIEGMILLKILCMARPDAKLMANFLLKKIPNLSDYFVAVNPFENVEHSSSISGIKTTLELLRNGTPLGIFPAGEVSTYQLNTKQITDRMWHPVVGKIIAKAKVPVVPIYFHGNNGLLFNLLSLIHPTLRTAKLPSELFNKQGHTIKLRIGKPINFQDIPNNNNTVQILNFLRAKTYALGAGLEDEKKIFNPSKLFKIRKSAQEIVPPTQDQLLEQELVPLRENYKVWTEKNYEVFITPTALIPNIIREIGRLREVTFREIGEGTNNSTDLDEYDIYYHHLFIWDTKAKMLVGAYRIGLGDEIFESMGKRGFYTAQLFKIKSQFSDILKNSLELGRSWIRKEYQQKPLPLFLLWKGILKYLIDNPRYRYLIGPVSISNAFSKFSKSLIVDYITKHHFDHEMAQYVKPRKQFKVDFASIDADALMAGEENFKKLDNLISEIERHNMKVPVLLRQYISLNAKIICFNIDPKFADCLDGFLVLDLQKVPHEVLDKLGRNI, via the coding sequence ATGAAAATTATAACCACAGATGAGTTTGCCAAAGCCACAAAATTAGATAAGCTAAAAATGCCCGGTTTGGCGGCCTTACTGATGGAAATCATGAAGATTAATCAGGTTAATGATTTGTTTGCCCAGGCACAGCCAAAGCAAGGACCTGAGTTTGTAGATGCTATTTTAGCAGGTTGCGGTGTAACTATTGATTTTGATGAGAATGAATTAAAAAATCTGCCGGCTGATGGTAGCTTTATTGCTATTGCCAACCACCCTTATGGAGGCATAGAGGGTATGATTCTGCTCAAGATCTTATGCATGGCCCGGCCTGATGCTAAGCTGATGGCTAACTTTCTGCTGAAAAAAATTCCCAACCTCAGTGACTATTTTGTTGCGGTGAACCCATTTGAAAATGTAGAGCATTCATCCAGCATAAGTGGTATTAAAACCACGCTTGAGTTATTACGTAATGGAACCCCTCTTGGCATTTTTCCAGCGGGCGAAGTTTCTACGTACCAGTTAAACACCAAACAGATAACCGACCGTATGTGGCACCCGGTAGTGGGTAAAATCATAGCCAAAGCCAAAGTGCCGGTTGTGCCTATCTATTTTCATGGCAATAATGGTTTGCTGTTTAATTTGTTGAGCTTAATACATCCTACCTTGCGCACCGCTAAGCTCCCTTCCGAATTGTTTAACAAGCAGGGGCATACCATTAAGCTGCGCATTGGCAAGCCTATTAATTTTCAAGATATTCCAAACAATAACAACACCGTACAGATACTTAATTTTTTGCGGGCAAAAACTTATGCTTTAGGTGCTGGCCTGGAAGATGAGAAGAAGATTTTTAATCCAAGTAAATTATTTAAAATCCGTAAAAGTGCTCAGGAAATTGTTCCCCCCACCCAAGACCAGCTGCTGGAACAAGAATTAGTTCCGTTACGTGAAAACTATAAAGTTTGGACCGAAAAAAATTATGAGGTGTTCATTACCCCTACCGCACTTATTCCTAACATTATTCGTGAAATTGGCAGGTTGCGTGAAGTTACCTTTCGCGAAATTGGTGAAGGCACCAATAACAGCACCGATTTGGATGAATACGACATTTACTATCATCACCTATTCATCTGGGACACGAAGGCCAAAATGCTGGTAGGTGCTTATCGTATTGGCCTGGGTGATGAAATTTTTGAGAGCATGGGTAAACGTGGCTTTTATACAGCTCAACTGTTTAAAATTAAATCACAGTTCAGCGATATATTGAAAAATAGCCTGGAGCTAGGCCGTTCATGGATACGTAAAGAATATCAGCAAAAACCTTTGCCGCTGTTTTTATTATGGAAAGGTATTTTAAAATACTTGATTGATAATCCCCGGTACCGTTACTTGATTGGCCCTGTAAGCATCAGTAATGCTTTTTCTAAGTTTTCTAAATCATTAATTGTAGATTACATCACCAAACACCATTTCGATCATGAGATGGCGCAGTATGTAAAGCCACGTAAGCAATTCAAAGTTGATTTTGCCAGTATTGATGCTGATGCTTTAATGGCTGGTGAGGAAAACTTTAAAAAACTGGATAACCTGATTTCAGAAATCGAACGCCATAATATGAAAGTACCGGTACTCTTACGCCAGTACATCTCCTTAAATGCCAAGATCATCTGCTTCAACATTGACCCTAAATTTGCCGACTGTCTGGACGGTTTTTTGGTACTGGATCTACAAAAAGTGCCGCATGAGGTTTTAGACAAACTAGGTAGGAATATATAA